A window of Rubricoccus marinus contains these coding sequences:
- a CDS encoding sulfotransferase domain-containing protein, with protein sequence MSETVPLRLLGVGPQRSGTTWLDTHLRRHPALALPAHVKETFFFDRHWARGLDDYRRHFPPEAESHASGVGWAEVAPTLFDVPEAPGRVSGVAPGVRAVILLRDPVERAVSLYRHHAARGRVGADLWEAASAFPSILTAGDYAEHVERWIGALGRERVYVALLQDVAATPDATLRALTDWAGLAPLAPSPEAGRRVNAGGGTRFPALARVAAGAVAALHAARLHRVVAAGKRLGLNRVYRGGEAPEVSAGVRQRLADRYAPHVAYVERLLQRETGWSCTASPGGSPEA encoded by the coding sequence AGCGAGACCGTCCCTCTTCGCCTTCTCGGCGTCGGTCCGCAACGGAGCGGAACGACGTGGCTGGATACCCACCTCCGGCGTCACCCCGCGCTCGCGCTGCCCGCACACGTCAAGGAGACATTCTTTTTTGACCGCCACTGGGCACGCGGGTTGGACGACTACCGCCGCCATTTCCCGCCCGAGGCGGAATCCCACGCCTCTGGCGTCGGGTGGGCCGAGGTGGCGCCAACGCTGTTCGACGTGCCAGAGGCGCCCGGTCGTGTTAGTGGCGTCGCGCCCGGCGTTCGCGCGGTGATCCTGCTGCGCGATCCCGTCGAGCGGGCCGTCTCGCTTTACCGCCACCACGCCGCCCGCGGCCGCGTCGGCGCGGACCTCTGGGAAGCGGCCTCCGCATTCCCCTCTATCCTCACCGCAGGCGACTACGCCGAGCACGTTGAGCGGTGGATCGGAGCTCTAGGCCGAGAGCGGGTCTACGTCGCGCTGCTCCAGGACGTCGCTGCAACGCCGGACGCCACGCTGCGCGCGCTGACGGACTGGGCGGGACTCGCGCCTCTGGCGCCGTCCCCAGAAGCTGGCCGGCGCGTGAACGCAGGCGGTGGGACGCGATTTCCGGCGCTCGCTCGCGTCGCTGCGGGGGCCGTGGCAGCGCTTCATGCGGCCCGCCTGCACCGCGTTGTCGCCGCGGGCAAAAGGCTGGGGCTCAACCGCGTCTACCGCGGCGGGGAGGCGCCGGAGGTCTCGGCCGGGGTCCGCCAGAGGCTTGCGGACCGCTACGCCCCGCACGTGGCGTACGTGGAGCGCCTCCTGCAACGCGAGACCGGCTGGAGCTGCACGGCGTCTCCGGGCGGCTCGCCAGAGGCGTGA